The DNA region CGGAAGTACGACTGCGAGGCGTGGGTCCCCACCCAGGGCACCTACCGGGAGCTCACCTCGACCTCCAACTGCACGACCTTCCAGGCTCGCCGGTTGGGCGTGCGCTACCGCGACGACGAGGGTCGTACCCAGACCGCCGCGACACTCAACGGCACGCTGGCCACCACGCGGTGGCTGGTCGCGATCCTGGAGAACCACCAGCAGGCCGACGGGTCCGTGGTGGTCCCTGAGGCGCTTCGGCCGTTCGTGGGCAAGGACGTGCTCGAGCCGATCCGCTGACCCCGAACCGCGGGTGGTCGCCGGGGTCTCCGGGGACGACGACGAGGTCTTCGGACGCCTCGCGGGCCGCCGCCGGGGTCAGGGCCGGAAGAGCATCATCACGCCACTCGCGCTGGCGCAGGTCCGACCATCGGTGTCGGTGACCCGGACCTGCACCACGCACGTCGACCGGCCCGCGTGCTCGACCTCCGCGCGGATCGTGGCGGGGGTCTTGTCCAGCCGTAGTGCCCGGAGGTAGCGGACGGTGAGGTCCAGGGTGCTGTAGCCGACACCCTCCTCCACGACCGTCGCCGTGGCGTATCCGAGCGCCGAGTCCACCCACCCGGAGACGATCCCGCCGTGGACCGTCCCGCCGTTGTTGAGCGCCCACTCCGCCGGTTCGGCCGTCATGGTGACCGCACCCTCCTCCGCGGCGGCCAGGCGGAGGCCCAGCGTGTGCGCGCCGGGGGAGAGGTGGCGCTCGCCGTCGATGATCAGGCGCAGCGCGTCGAGGCCCGCATGGGGGGAGCGGTCGCCCGCGGCCGGCTGGGCGGGCCAGGAGTAGTGGCGGCTGCGCGCCTCCGGGTCGACGGAATCGAAGGGGGCACTCAGGTCGCGGGGGGCGTCGTCCACGTCGTCGAACCTACCGGCGGGGACAGCCGCCCGTCGGGGCGGCCCGCTAGGCTGGGGGACGTGGAGCTGCTCTATACGGGGATCATCGGGTTCGCCCGGACAATGTTCAGGGTCCAGGGCCTGGACCTCACGATTCGCGGGGAGCGCAACTTCCCCGAGGTCGGCGGGGCGGTGGTGGTGATGAACCACACCGGGTACCTCGACTTCGTCTACGGCGGCATCCCGGCCCGCGTGCACAAGCGGTTCATCCGCTACATGGCCAAGGTCGAGGTGTTCGAGCACAAGGTGTCCGGGCCGATCATGCGCGAGCTGAAGCACATCCCCGTCGACCGGACGGCCGGTAAGGCGTCCTTCGACGAGGCCGTCGCCCGGCTGAGGGCCGGGGAGTTGGTCGGTGTGTTCCCGGAGGCCACCATCAGCCGCAGCTTCGAGGTCAAGGGTTTCAAGTCGGGCGCGGTCCGGATGGCGTTGGCGGCCGACGTTCCCATCATCACCGTGACCCTGTGGGGATCGCAGCGGGTGTGGACCAAGGGCCTGCCCAAGAAGCTGCTGCGTCCCCGGGTGCCGATCATGATGGAGGTCGGCGAGCCGATGGCCGCGTACGAGCCGGTCGAGGAGTGCACGCAGGAGTTGCGCTCACGGATGCAGGCCACGCTCGAGCGACTCCAGCAGGAGTACGCGGAGCGCTACGGCGCCTACCCGGCCGGCGCCAACTGGGTGCCCGCCCGTCTCGGCGGTTCCGCCCCCACCCTGGAGGAGGCCACGGCCCTGGACGAGGCCGAGCACGCCGAGCGCCTCCGTCGCCGCGCGCAGAAGGCGGTCGACCCGGAGGCCGACGCCCGTGACGAACCGACGGGACCGGCGGGCCCGGACGCTCCGTGACCCGTTCCCGGCCGCTTTTCGTCGCCTCCGACGTCGACGGGACCCTGATCGACAACGACCACCTCGTCCCGGCCGCGAACAGGGCCGTGGTGGAGGACCTCGTCGCGGACGGCGCCACGTTCGTCCTGGCCACCGGGCGCCCGCCGCGCTGGCTACCCCAGGTGGTCGACCAACTGCCCGTCGCGCCACTGGCGGTCTGCGCGAACGGTGCCGTCATCATGGACACCGACACCGGCGAGTTCCTGGCCACCAGCCTGCTCGACCCCGAGACGCTGGCGGCGATCGACGCGGTGTTGCGCCGTCTGCTGCCCGGCAGCGGGATCGCGGCCGAGCGCCTCGGTGCCGATGCCGCGGACGCCGACTTCGTGGCCAGCCCCGACTACGAGCACGCCTGGATCCACCCGGCGCACCTCGAGGTGGGCCACGACGAGGTCCTCTCCGAGCCGGTGCTCAAACTGTTGGCCCGAGTGCCGGGGATGCCCAGTGGCGAGATGGTGGCCGCCCTGCACGGCGAGGTGGACCACCTGGCCGACGTCACCTACTCCACCACCGACGGACTGATCGAGTTCGCGGCGCGCGGTGTGACCAAGGCGAGCGGGCTCTCTCAGATCGCCTCGCGCACGGCGGCCGGCGCGGCCGTGCCGTCCTCCGCGGTGCCGGTCACCGTCGCGTTCGGCGACATGCCCAACGACCTGGAGATGCTGCGCTGGGCCGATCACGGAGTCGCGATGGGCAATGCCCTCCCCTCCGTGCACGCCGCCGCCGACGAGGTCACGCTCACCAACGATGAGGCCGGTATCGCCCACGTCCTGCGGCGTTGGTGGAGCTGAGGGCTCCGGGGAAATAGGTTGCGGACCGGTCCCCACCACTTCCCCGGTGTGCCCGCCGCCCCTGGCGGGGGAGGCGGGCACACCTGGTGGGACCCGGTCCGCAAGTCTGGTCGGCCGGGCGCCGCTCCTCGCGGGAGCGGCGCCCGGCCGGAGATCAGGGGTTCGGCTCGACGGTGAGCTCCCTGGTGGCCGGGTCGTAGACCAGCGTGCCTCCGAGGAACCGCTGTGCGACCGTCCCGTCGGCGCGCTCGGCCTCCGCGGCGACCGGCAGGCCGAGCGGACCGTGCTCGTAGCCCTGGGCGGCCCACGCGTCACCGATCACGCCCCACACCGGGTGCGTGCCCGTCTCGGGGGAGGAGTACAGCGCACCGTTCTCGTGTTTGACGAGGGAGACGTTGCCGAAGCGCTGGATCCCGGACAGGGCCTTGCCGAGCGGGCCCGCGAGCCGCTGGGCGAGCGCGGAGAAGTCGCCGCCGATCGCGTTCTGCACCGACCCCGCGTCGAGCGGGATGTCCGCCAGCGTCTTGCCGCCGGTGAGGATCCGGGTCAGGGTCGCGGGGTCGAGCCTGCCGCCGGTGAGGACGGTCCGCAGGGCCGTGGTGACGGCGTCCTGGACGCTGCCCTGGGTGATGGTCGACGGGAGGTCGGCGCTCCCGGCGCCGGCGCCACCGCCGGTGCCCCCACCGCCACCGCCACCGGTACCCGGGCCGGGGCTCGGGTTGGACGGGGCCGCGCCGCCGCCTCCGCCGCTCTTGGCGTACGACGCCGCGATGTCGCGGATCTGACCCATCTTGGCGTAGCCCGCGTTGCCCGGGCAGGACGTGAGGCCGACGTCGCGGTGGGCGAAGATGTTCGGCAGCCGGACGGCGGTGCCGTACGAGTACTTGGTGTACGAGGTGCCCTCGGAGTAGTGGGTGTCCGAGCCCTTGGGGTCGATCCCCGCGACCGAGAGGCGCCACCCGACGATCTCGCCGACCTTGCGGACGGTCGCGTCGGACGGGGCGACGGTGGAGTAGTCGCCCATCATCGAGATGCCCCAGGTGTTGCCGTTAAAGCCGCCGGCGTGGGCGCCCTGGACGTTGCGGCTGAGCCCGCCGTAGCGACCCTCGAAAGCCTGGCCGTACTTGTCGACCAGCACGTTGTAGCCGACGTCGCACCAGCCGAGGGTGCGTGCGTGGTAGGTGTAGATGCCGCGCATGACGCCGGCGGAACCCTCGCGGGTGTAGTTGTTGCTGCCCGCCGTGTGGTGGACGACGGCCGCGGCGAGTGACGGGTCGTACGTGGCGTTGCGGCAACGGATGGACTCGTCGGCGCCCCAGCCCGAGCGGCTGATGATCGACGGCTGCTTGGCGGCGATGTCGCCGTGGGTGCCGGTCCCGCCGGAGGCCGTGATGTCGGAGAACGCCTCGGGATCGGGCGTCGGCGTGTCGTCGGGGGAGAGCAGGACGGCCTTGACGGAGTCGGCTGTGTTCGAGTCGGTGCTGTTCGAGTCGGTGCTGCTCGAGTCGGCGCTGTTCGAGACGGACCCGAGGTCTGAGGTCTCGGCGACGGGCCTGATGTCCGCGTAGCGGGTGGGCACGGGCGGGGTGCGGTCGGCGGCGGGTTCGGCCGCGCGCGTGGCGGCGGCGTCTGCGTCCGCGGCGTCTGCGCCCGCGGTGTCTGAGTCCGCGGTGGCCGCGTCATCGGCGTCCGCGTCATCGGCGGGCTCCGCCGAAGCCGGGGCCGAGGCCGTGGCGGGCTCCGTGGCGGGCCCCGCGGCGGCGTCGGGCGCGTCTTCGGGGCCGGTGACCTCGGGCGCGTCGGCCAGCGAGGTGTCGGCGGGGTCGACACCGGAGAGCTTGATCTGGACGGCGGTGGTGTCCGTGCCCAGGTAGACGGGCTCGGTGCCGCCGGTCCCGTTGACGCTCTCACCCTTGCCGTCGACCGATTCCGCCTCGTACCAGGGCCCCCAGGAGCCGTCCGGGTTCTTCGCACGAACGGCGGCCAGGGCGGCGGGGTTGTGCCCCTTCCACGTGACGCCGACCATCGAGAACGGGGTCTCGGAGGTGACCTCCCGGACGGGGCCGCCGCCGGAGGCGATGTCCGTGTCCACGCCGACGGCGGGCGGTGCCCCGGCGAGGGGGACCTCGGTCTCGGCGGTGGGGAGGGCGCTGCCCGCGGTGGTGGCGATCTCGTCGCCGGACTGGACGACCTGGTCCGCCCCGTATACGGCGAGGGGCGTGACGACGGATGCCGCGACCGCCACCGCCAGGGCGAGGGTCCGGCGTCGACCACTGACGTACAGGGGGCGGCGTCGTGTTCTCAAGGGCTTCTCCAGATCAGATGTCTGTGTCACGCGGGTGCTCACCCGCGGGGCACAACTGCCCGGGGGCCACGCCGGGGCGTGACCACTGGGACGAATGTGACGAACGGGGTCAATGTTATCCAAGAAACGTGTGAAACCAAGTGATAAAGACGTGAATATTGGGACTACAGGGATGTAGTTTCGAACCGGCGTACGACGACGGGAACGCCCCACCTGCACCGTGGGCCACCGCGGTCGGTTCGAGAAGTCGTCCACCTCGTCGTCGTCGGCGTGCCCTGAACCCACCCCCGACCCGCCGGATACCCTGGGACCCGTACCCGCGCCGACCGGCGCGTGGTCAGGCGAGCGGTCGGCGGGCGCACTACTCCCGGACGCACCGCGGCGACGTACTACGGAAAGGCCCGACGGTTATGGCAGGCGAGCGGCAGTGGGACACCTATGACCTCATCGTGGTGGGGTCGGGCTTCTACGGCCTGACGGTCGCGGAGCGGGCGGCGACCGAACTCGGCAAGCGCGTACTGGTGCTCGATCGGCGCCACCACATCGGCGGCAACGCCTACTCCGAGGCCGAGCCCGAGACCGGCATCGAGATTCACAAGTACGGTGCGCACCTCTTCCACACCTCCAACGAGCGCGTGTGGGGGTACGTCAACCGCTTCACCGACTTCACCGGCTACCAGCACCGCGTGTTCGCCATGCACAAGGGCACGGCGTACCAGTTCCCCATGGGGCTGGGCCTGATCAACCAGTTCTTCGGCCGCTACTACTCGCCCGACGAGGCGCGCGCGCTCATCGCCGAGCAGGCCTCCGAGTTCTCCGCCGAGGACGCGGCGAACTTCGAGGAGAAGGCCATCTCCCTGATCGGCCGCCCGCTGTACGAGGCGTTCATCAAGGACTACACCGCCAAGCAGTGGCAGACCGACCCCAAGAACCTGCCCGCCGGCAACATCACGCGCCTGCCCGTGCGGTACACGTTCGACAACCGCTACTTCAACGACACCCACGAGGGGCTGCCCGTCGAGGGCTACACCGCGTGGCTGGAGAACATGGCCGCCGACGAGCGGATCGACGTCGTCCTGGACACCGACTGGTTCGACGTCCGCGAGGCCGTCCGCGCCGCGAGCCCCGACGCGCCGGTCGTCTACACCGGCCCGCTGGACCGCTACTTCGACTACGCCGACGGCGAGCTGGGCTGGCGCACCCTGGACTTCGAGACCGAGGTCCTGCCGACCGGCGACTTCCAGGGCACCCCGGTGATGAACTACAACGACGCGGAGTACGACTACACCCGCATCCACGAGTTCCGTCACTTCCACCCGGAGCGCAAGAACTACCCCACCGACAAGACGGTGATCATGCGCGAGTACAGCCGCTTCGCCGAGCGCGACGACGAGCCGTACTACCCGATCAACGAGTCCACCGACCGGGAGCGGCTGGCCGCCTACCGCGAGCGGGCCAAGGCCGAGACCGCGGCCAACAAGGTGTTGTTCGGCGGGCGCCTGGGCACCTACCAGTACCTGGACATGCACATGGCGATCGCCTCGGCGCTGACGATGTTCGACAACACCCTGGCGCCGCACCTGCGGGACGGCGCCGCGCTCGAGGGCTGAGCCTGCTCGCCTCGGCCTGACGGAACGACCGCCGCCCGCCGCCGCCCCGCAGCCGAACCGCCGCCCCGCCGCGTGCCGGCAGGGGTCAGTCGGCGGTGGTGCTGCCGGCCGGGGCGGCGAGCTCGCGGACGGCGGTGTCGAGCTGGGCCGCGTGCACGAGCGTGGGCTTGGCCTCGCCGAGGTGCTCGAGGACCGGGGTGACCGAGGTCCAGAAGCGGCTCAGCGAGCTCAGCCCCTCGTTCTCCGCCCGGGCCTGGGCGCGCTCGGCGCGGGTGTCGTCGGCGCGGGTGGGGTGCAGGGCCGCGCGCTTGCCCTCGATCCGGTCGTCCTTGCGCTGCGAGATCACGTAGCCCAGCGCGAACGCCACACTCCGCGGCATCCGCCCGGTCAGCAGGACCTGCGCCTCCGGGTACTCGTCGAGGACCTGTTCGACCGCGCCGGACAGCTCCTCGACGAGCCGTGCGAAGGCCCGCCGGTCGATCTGCCGCCCGCTCGCGCCCGGGTACCAGCGCCCCGAGGGCAGCGTCCATGGGACGAGGGTCTGGGCTGCGCCCGGGCCGGCGTCGCCCGTGCGGTCACCGTTCGTGTCGGTGACGGGTCCGCCGTCGGTGGGGGCGACGACGACGACGAGGTCCGCCGCCTCCCTCAGTGGATGCCCCGCGTCCACCTCGGACACCGGACCGCCCCCGTCCAGCTGGAGGGAGAGCCAGACCCGCTGCACGGAGGTCCGGTCGGCCCGCGCCGCGGTCGCCGACCCGGCGGGGAGGGTGATCATCGACAGTTCGGCTCCCGGTTGGCCTCGGCGGGACCGCCACCGGCGCTCGGCCCACATGTCGTCGCCGTCGTCGAAGTACACCGTCCGCACGCCCGTGTCGCCGCCGGGCAGCCGGCGCCTGCGGGCCTCGGTCGGCAACTCGGCCAGGTGGGTGCGCTCGCGCAGGAGGACGTCGTATCCGACCGCCAGCGCCGCCGGGAACGCGAGGTTCGGGGCCAGGACGAAGCCGGTCGCGTCGTCGTCGTCGTTCATCGCGCGCTCCAGCTCGTCGGAGACGTGGTCGACCTCCCGGCGCAGGTCCACCACGTCGTTCGCGGTGCCGAACCAGCCGGTGGCGGAGCGGAAGCCCAGGCTGCGGGCGTTGGCCACATCCACCGCGGCGCGCATCCGGTCCGCGCTATCGGCCGGCAGCAGTCGCAGGTAGTAGAGGGTGCCGTTGTGGGCGAGGAGCCACGCGCGCAGGGCCATCGCCACCACGAGCACGACCAGGGTGCCGATGAACCACCCCAGCCGTGACGGCGACGTGCAGGCCTCCGACCACAGGTCCGGTACGGACGAGATCGAGCACGAGGCGTCCCGGGTGATGAGGTCCTCGGCGACGAGGCCACCGAACGCGGTGGTCAGTGCGACGGTCAGGGCGATGAGCGTTTCCAGGACGAACACCCGATCGAGACTATCGCCGACGATCGCGGGCGCCACCGACCACCCGCGGCACTAGGCTCGGGTCATGACACGGACGACCACCGCCCCGACCCTGCGCCTGCTCGTGGTGGTCGCCGGTGTCGTGGGACTGCTGCTGCTCCTGTTCCCGCTCGCGTCGGCGCGTGCGCAGGCCCCCGCCCCCGCGGAGGCGCCAGCCCGGGCGGTCGAGGTCGGTATCACCGACCGCGCGGGCGTGCTCTCACCCGGAGACCAGGACCTGCTCCGCACCGAGACCGGCCGCATCGCGTTCCCGCCGCAGGTCGCGCGCGTCGAGTACCTGGTCTTCGATGACGACGGCGACAACCTCAACGACACCACCGAGCGCTTCGCCCAGGACGAGCGACCGGACCTGGTGGCGGAGGACCGGGAGAAATGGGCGCCCGGGACGCTCATCGTGGCCAACGACACGGAGGCGCGTGACGTCGGCATCTACTGCGGAGACGACGTGTGCGCCGCGCTCGACCTGTTCGAGGGCGGTCACCTCGACGGTTCACTCGAGGCGATGAAGGACCCGATGCGGCGCGAGAACCACGCGGTCGGGCTGCTGTCGGGGGCGCGGGCTGCCGCCGATCCCACCGTGCAGGCGCCGGAGCCCGAGCCCGCGCCGGCGTGGCTGCCGTGGGCCTTCGCCGGAGCGGGGGTGATCGTCGCGGGCGCGGTCGGCGCCGGGGTCGCGGCGAGTCGTAAGAAGAAGGCGACGACGGCGAGGGAGCGCTACGACCGGGTCTCCCGCGAGTACGGGCGGGTGGCGGGGGAGCTCAGCGGGCTGGACATCCGCGCCAATTCGCTCACCTCCCCGTTGGCCGACGACGAGCTGCGGTCCCAGTGGCAGGACGTGCGCGGCCGGTTCCTCGCGCTGGATGAGGTCATGGGCCGGATCGGAGACCTGCGGCCCGACTCGACGGACGCCGAGTTCCGTGCCAAGGCCGGCGACATCGACACCGCCCACACCACTGTGGACCAGATGCTCACGGCGGAACAGAACATCGACCAGCTCTTCCGCATGGAGCAGGGGGACGCCGACGTGCGCCGCCGCCAGCTCGGCGAGCTGCACGAGGACATGCTCGCCGCCGCGCTGGGGACGAAGGACGAGCGGCTGGCCGCCGAGGCCCGGGCCCTGGACGCCCGCGCCGACGAGCTGGCCCGGGATACGCAGGCTCCCGACTTCATGGGCCGCTACGCCCGGCTCGTCGTGGACTACCGGCTCGTCGTGGAGGCGATCCGGGCCCGCGAGATGGCGGACGTCGAGGTGGCGAAGGACGCGGGCGACCGCCACGCGCCGAGGCTGTACGACCGCGACTGGCGGGCCGGGTACGGCTACAACGGTTTCGTGCCGTACTACGTGGTGTCCGGCTGGCACACCCACGACGTTCAGGCGGCGCAGTCGGCCAGCTCCACCAACACCGGCTACTCGAACGCGTCGTTCTCCGGCGGCGGCGGCTCGAGCGGGTACTAGAGTCGCCCGGCCCGGGTCGGCTCAGCCCTCGACGATCTCCACGGACTCGATCGTGTGCAGCGTCTGCGGCCGGCCCTGCGGGCTCCCGTCGTCCTCGATCGCCGTGACGGCGTCCATCCCGTCGGTGACGGTGCCGAAGAGGCTGTAGTCCGGCGGCAGGGAGACGCCGGAGTCGCCGGTGACGATGAAGAACTGGGAACCGTTGGTGTCCGGTCCGGCATTGGCCATGGCCATCGACCCGATCTCGTACTCGCCGGCTTCGGGGAGCTCGTCGGCGAAGTCGTACCCCGGGCCGCCGCTGCCGGTGCCCTGCGGGTCGCCGCCCTGGATCATGAAACCGGGGATGACGCGGTGGAACGTGATGCCCTCGTAGAACTTGTTGCGGGCCAGGAACACGAAGTTGTTGACCGTCTCCGGGGCCTTCTCCTCGAGCAGGTCCACGGTGACGACGCCGGCGTCGGTGGTGATGACGGCGGAGTAGTCGACGCCCTCGTCCAGACACATCGGCGGGGCCGAGTCGAACTCGGTGGCGCGCTCCGCTGTGCCCTCGGCGGGCGGGCACTCGGCTGCGCCCCCGGCGGACCCACCGGACTCGCGGCCCTCGGACTGCGATGCCGCGGTGGCTCCGGTGGTCGCCGCGTCGTCGGACGGGGCGTCATCGGAACCACACCCGGCGAGGGCGAGGGGAGTGGCGAGTGCGAGCACCCCCAGGGCGGTGCGGACGGTCGGGCGGCGACGGGCGGATCCGGTGAGGCGCATGTACCGAACCTACTTCTTCTGTCCTCCCGGGTGGGGCCCCGGCGCGTGCTGGACGGGCCGTGTCGCCCCCGCCGGGTACGATCGACCCGGCTTTCCTGCCCGCGGGTGCGGGTAGGGCGAGGCGCAGCAAGGCTGATGAGGGCGGCCCCCGGCCGTCGGGACGGGGACTGGCATATATGGAACACCACGGCCACCACGAACTGATCGACGAGATCGAGCGGTCGGTCGTCGCGCTCTCCACTCCACGTGGCCGGGAATGCCTCCAGCGCATCATCCTCCCGCGGGCCGGTGAGCCGCTCGACGTGCGCTCGCTCTACCTCGCGGAGGCGTCCACCAACGTCCGACGGGCGCACTCCTCCTCGCGGACCTCGCTGAGCATCGGCGCGGACTCCGAGGTCTCGTTCGCCACGTACTTCAACGCGTTCGCCGCGGCGTACTGGCGGCGGTGGTCAGTTCTCGGCGAGGTCGTCCTGAGGCTGACTGTGCGCGGGTCCGGACGGGTGGACCTGTACCGCTCCAAGATCGACGGGTCGCGCATCGCGATCACCGGTGACGTCGTCGGCGAGCGGGGTCGGGCCGACCAGGTGACGACGGTCGAGTTCACCTGCGACCTGGGGCCGTTCGAGGACGGCGGGTGGATCTGGTTCGACCTCACCTCCGACACGGACGTCGAGTTGCTCGCGGGCGGGTGGTACTCGTCTGTCGACGCCCCGGCCACGCGCCCCGACGCCCACCCCGACGGCACGCGCGACCCGGCGGTGCAGGTGCCCAACGACCGCCGGGTCACCGTCGGCATTCCCACGTTCAACCGGCCCGGCGACGCGGTGGCCGCGCTGCGGGCACTGACCTCCGATCCCGAGGTCGACGCCGTGATCGACGCCGTCCTCATGCCCGACCAGGGCGATCGCAAGGTCCGCGACGAGCCCGGCTTCGCGGAGGCGGCGGAGTTCCTCGGCGACAGGCTCCACATCTTCGACCAGCCCAACCTCGGTGGTTCGGGCGGGTACAGCCGCATCATGTACGAGGCCAGGCGTCTCACCGATTCGCCGTACATCCTGTACATGGACGACGACATCGAGATCGAGCCCGACTCGATCCTGCGGGCCCTGGCCTTCGGGCGTTTCTCCACCGTCCCGATGCTGGTCGGCGGCCAGATGCTCAACCTGCAGGAACGCAGTCACCTGCACACGATGGGCGAGGTGGTGGGCGCCCACGACTTCATGTGGACCGCCGCGCCGCACGCGGACTACGACTACGACTTCTCGCGCCACCAGTTGACGGACCGGGACAACCCCAAGCCGCTGCACCGCCGTATCGACGTGGACTACAACGGGTGGTGGATGTGCCTCATCCCGCGCGTGGTCGCCGAGAAGATCGGGCAGCCGCTCCCACTGTTCATCAAATGGGATGACGCGGAGTACGGGTTGCGCGCGCGGAAGGCCGGCCACCCCACGGTCACCATGCCGGGTGTGGCGATCTGGCACATGGCGTGGTCGGACAAGGACGACGCGATCGACTGGCAGGCCTACTTCCACCTGCGGAACCGCCTCGTGGTGGCGTCGATGTACCACGAGGGCGACCACAAGGGCATCATGCAGTCCAGCCTCAAGGCGCTGGTCAAGCATCTGGTGTGCCTGGAGTACTCGACGGTGGCCATCCAGATCGAGGCCATCCGCGACTTCCTGCGCGGCCCGGAGGCCCTGTACGAACTGCTGCCCACCGCCCTGCCCAAGGTGCGGGCCATGCGAGCGGAGTTCCCCGACGCGGTGGTCATCCCGTCGGCCGTGGACCTGCCCGCCCCGTCCGGCGGCCCGGCCGGCATCCATTCCGAACCCCGCGGCCCGGTCCGCAAGGCCGTGGCACTGGCCCGCGGCCTGGCCCACACCCTGAGCAGGGACGACAAGACGCACCACGAGGTGCCGCAGGCCAACTTCCCGCCGATCGAGGCCCGTTGGTACTCGCTCAGCAGGGTCGACGGTGCGACCGTCACCACCGCCGACGGTCGCGGGGTCGTCTACCGCAAGCGCGACCGCGACCTCGCCGCCGCCCTGTTCAAGGAATCGGCAGCCGTGCACCGTGAGCTGTTCCGTCGATTCCCGGAGATGCGCCGCCGCTACCGCGACGCCCACGCCGATCTCGTGACCAAGGAGGCCTGGGGCCGTGTCTTCGAATCCTGATCCGGTGGTGTCCGATCCCGCCGTGGAGATCCCCGTACCGACCGGCGAGGTCCGGTTGCTGGCGGCGATCCAGCGTCAGCTGTTGGCCGTGCCCGGTTCGCGGGAGGCGGCCGTGACGCTGTCTCATGTCGGCGAGCACGCCCTGGGGTGGATGGCGATCTCGGCCGCCGGCATGGCGGTCGATCCGGCCCGGCGCGGCCGCTGGGCGATGGTGGGGGTCGGCAGCTTCGGTGCCCACGCCACCTCTGTTGTCGTCAAGCGCGTCATCCGCCGCCGGCGCCCGGACCACCCCACGGTGACCGTCGGCGTCGGTACCCCCTCCAAGCTCAGCTTCCCGTCCTCCCATGCCACCTCGACCACCGCGTTCGCCCTGCTCGCGGGGTCGGTGGCCGGGGTCCCGGTGGCGCCGGCGCTCGTGCCGGTGATGCTGGCGTCCAGGCTGGTGCTGGGAGTCCACTACCCTTCGGATGTGTTCGCCGGTGCCGCGGTCGGTGCGGGCTGCGCTGCGCTCACCCGTGCGGTGTGGCCCTCCGCAGCCGTCCAGAACGTGCTGCCCGAGGCGTTGCGCGACGGTGCGTCCGGCCCAGGCCTCACCCAGAATCCCGAGGAGAAGCGATGACCGATCATTCCGGAGCGCCGGCGTCCCGGGGCGTGGCAGACCACCACCTCGTCGGAGCCGAACCCCACACGGCCAACGAGATAGACGACATCGCCGAGGCGGAGGAGGATGCGAAGGGCGCGCCGCCCAAGAACCTCCTCGACGGCATGATCAAGGCCCTCCGGCCGCGCCAGTGGGTCAAGAACGTCCTCGTCATCGCCGCCCCCGCGGCGGCCGGGTCGCAGACCCTCACCGACGGCAACGTCCTGTTCTCGGTGTTCATCGCGTTCGTGGCGTTCTGCATGGCCGCCTCGAGCGTGTACCTCATCAACGACGCGATGGACGTCGAGGCCGACCGCGCCCACCCGACCAAGCGGTTCCGCCCCATCGCCGCGGGCGTGCTCCCCGTCGGGTTGGCCTACGGCATGGCGGTGGTGCTCATCATCGCCTCGCTCGCCATCTCGGTGCTGTTCACCCACCCGGCGCTGGCGATCGTCGTGGCCGTGTACATCGTGCTGCAGCTCATGTACTGCTTCGGTCTCAAGCACCAGCCGGTGCTCGACATCGCGTTCGTCTCCTCCGGCTTCCTGCTGCGCGCGGTCGCCGGTGGCGCGGCCGCCGAGGTCGAGATCTCGCAGTGGTTCCTGCTGGTCATGGCGTTCGGTTCGCTGTTCATGGCAGCCGGCAAGCGGTACGCCGAGCTGAACCTGCACCTCAAGACCGGCGCCAAGATCCGCAAGGCTCTGGAGAGCTACACCCCCACCTACCTGCGGTTCGTCTGGACGCTGTCCGCGACGGTGCTCGTGCTCTGCTATGCCCTGTGGGCGTACGACCGCGGGTCCGACCCCACGCAGCCGGCCGGCGCGGCGATCTGGCTGCAGATCTCCATCGTCCCGTTCACCATCGCGGTCCTGC from Dietzia sp. B32 includes:
- a CDS encoding phosphatase PAP2 family protein gives rise to the protein MSSNPDPVVSDPAVEIPVPTGEVRLLAAIQRQLLAVPGSREAAVTLSHVGEHALGWMAISAAGMAVDPARRGRWAMVGVGSFGAHATSVVVKRVIRRRRPDHPTVTVGVGTPSKLSFPSSHATSTTAFALLAGSVAGVPVAPALVPVMLASRLVLGVHYPSDVFAGAAVGAGCAALTRAVWPSAAVQNVLPEALRDGASGPGLTQNPEEKR
- a CDS encoding DUF5129 domain-containing protein, which encodes MTRTTTAPTLRLLVVVAGVVGLLLLLFPLASARAQAPAPAEAPARAVEVGITDRAGVLSPGDQDLLRTETGRIAFPPQVARVEYLVFDDDGDNLNDTTERFAQDERPDLVAEDREKWAPGTLIVANDTEARDVGIYCGDDVCAALDLFEGGHLDGSLEAMKDPMRRENHAVGLLSGARAAADPTVQAPEPEPAPAWLPWAFAGAGVIVAGAVGAGVAASRKKKATTARERYDRVSREYGRVAGELSGLDIRANSLTSPLADDELRSQWQDVRGRFLALDEVMGRIGDLRPDSTDAEFRAKAGDIDTAHTTVDQMLTAEQNIDQLFRMEQGDADVRRRQLGELHEDMLAAALGTKDERLAAEARALDARADELARDTQAPDFMGRYARLVVDYRLVVEAIRAREMADVEVAKDAGDRHAPRLYDRDWRAGYGYNGFVPYYVVSGWHTHDVQAAQSASSTNTGYSNASFSGGGGSSGY
- a CDS encoding glycosyltransferase, translated to MEHHGHHELIDEIERSVVALSTPRGRECLQRIILPRAGEPLDVRSLYLAEASTNVRRAHSSSRTSLSIGADSEVSFATYFNAFAAAYWRRWSVLGEVVLRLTVRGSGRVDLYRSKIDGSRIAITGDVVGERGRADQVTTVEFTCDLGPFEDGGWIWFDLTSDTDVELLAGGWYSSVDAPATRPDAHPDGTRDPAVQVPNDRRVTVGIPTFNRPGDAVAALRALTSDPEVDAVIDAVLMPDQGDRKVRDEPGFAEAAEFLGDRLHIFDQPNLGGSGGYSRIMYEARRLTDSPYILYMDDDIEIEPDSILRALAFGRFSTVPMLVGGQMLNLQERSHLHTMGEVVGAHDFMWTAAPHADYDYDFSRHQLTDRDNPKPLHRRIDVDYNGWWMCLIPRVVAEKIGQPLPLFIKWDDAEYGLRARKAGHPTVTMPGVAIWHMAWSDKDDAIDWQAYFHLRNRLVVASMYHEGDHKGIMQSSLKALVKHLVCLEYSTVAIQIEAIRDFLRGPEALYELLPTALPKVRAMRAEFPDAVVIPSAVDLPAPSGGPAGIHSEPRGPVRKAVALARGLAHTLSRDDKTHHEVPQANFPPIEARWYSLSRVDGATVTTADGRGVVYRKRDRDLAAALFKESAAVHRELFRRFPEMRRRYRDAHADLVTKEAWGRVFES
- a CDS encoding decaprenyl-phosphate phosphoribosyltransferase — its product is MTDHSGAPASRGVADHHLVGAEPHTANEIDDIAEAEEDAKGAPPKNLLDGMIKALRPRQWVKNVLVIAAPAAAGSQTLTDGNVLFSVFIAFVAFCMAASSVYLINDAMDVEADRAHPTKRFRPIAAGVLPVGLAYGMAVVLIIASLAISVLFTHPALAIVVAVYIVLQLMYCFGLKHQPVLDIAFVSSGFLLRAVAGGAAAEVEISQWFLLVMAFGSLFMAAGKRYAELNLHLKTGAKIRKALESYTPTYLRFVWTLSATVLVLCYALWAYDRGSDPTQPAGAAIWLQISIVPFTIAVLRYAVDVDAAQAGEPEDIALGDRVLQVLAALWVLTVVIGVYIVPSIS
- a CDS encoding peptidylprolyl isomerase codes for the protein MRLTGSARRRPTVRTALGVLALATPLALAGCGSDDAPSDDAATTGATAASQSEGRESGGSAGGAAECPPAEGTAERATEFDSAPPMCLDEGVDYSAVITTDAGVVTVDLLEEKAPETVNNFVFLARNKFYEGITFHRVIPGFMIQGGDPQGTGSGGPGYDFADELPEAGEYEIGSMAMANAGPDTNGSQFFIVTGDSGVSLPPDYSLFGTVTDGMDAVTAIEDDGSPQGRPQTLHTIESVEIVEG